Genomic segment of Dermacentor albipictus isolate Rhodes 1998 colony chromosome 5, USDA_Dalb.pri_finalv2, whole genome shotgun sequence:
CTAGAACCAAAGTAGAAGTGTGCCGATAGACAACATAATGAAGTTGTAACAATAGAATAGTCAATATCAGCAGGAACTATTGGAACTTTTCATGGAAGCAGACTTCTGTTAATCCAGTGAGACCCCTATGCAAACTGTCAGGCCAGACTTCTACGATGGGTCATCCATAGGGACTGCCAAGGACTGGCTCAATTTATGTGACATTACTAGCGGAAGGATAAAGACAAAGTTAAGACTTTGCGGCTGTACTTCAGAAGTAGTGCAAAGCTATGGCATGAAGTGGTGAGGTATTCACCCTGCTGTCAGCATAAAATAAGCTGGTGCTGCTGATGCTAACGTAACAGTGCTTTTCAATTAAAGGCCTTCTCTCAACCTAAAACGGCAGCTTCTACTTTGACAAATAGACAGAATGTCAGTCTCACACTCTGTGAGCACACCCCAAATTCTAAAGCAAAAATTGGAGTTTATATTGTAGAGTGGAGCTGGCTCAGATGTTGCTTCACTGCTTTGCAGGAGGAACGTACCTGCTGGGTTCCAAGAACAAAGAATCATTCTGCGATCATCTGGATTGTTCTTGATGGTGCTGATGAGGTTTGTAATTTGGTCCACACCTTCTCTTCCATAGTCAGTTCTCATATCTCTGTATAGAGCACCAAAATGTCTCCACTGAAATCCATATACTGGACCAAGGTCACCTACAACATGAGATGTCATGTTTAATTAGACGTCAGTCATTGCAGACTTGTACAATCAAAAACACATCTTAACCTTACACGGCACTGCATTCTTTCAGTTGTAGGCAAAgtcaaaaagtcgcagtttcaccccaaaggcgaagcattgattgcgatagcaaattcgacacccattctcatccctagccctctatcaaggccgctcacaggtcgacatagccgaagacttctgtgtgaagactgcgggcagtgtggtcaccatcagtggcgaaattctgggtgaggttcctgcgacacgcttcccggaattgaatgtgtccttctcacttgaggaattggacgctgctctggcctcatgcaggcgctcatcgtcgccaggaccagacggcatcacctacgctgctttatgccacctaggtgaagatggccgaagcagacttctggaatgtgtgggggttccactctgcgtgcggctagggctgaaggcgagctccggatctagccccacgcagtcgctccgtggtactcccaacccgtagcgcgggaatcgcggctacgccgggttcggacgaataaggcaaacagcggtgtcaacggtaacaacgtttattgctaaaagcaatatcaaacactcgcagagggacgtcctctcagtaaaagtaggaaaaggcttgcctcgttgtctgggtgggtcagacaaacgaggtcactcacgggatCCGGCAGGTGCAGTCCAGGTAGTCCAAGGcgtcggcgtcccaagagagcGAGTCTCCCCCGGTAGCGCGCTTTTATACCCTTTTACCTttttgcgaggggaagtcctcctcgcccgccggaaaCGTTTCCCTTTTCCGTGAGCCGCGTAGGAGAAGGGGAGTACGCGCGTCCTCAGGgcgacgaagagagagagggcgcgtagtgcctctctcccctTGTCAACTGCCGCGCGACCCGTCGCCGCGTGCGAGCGGGTTGTCCGTGACGGCgcctcgtcgccacgtgcgaaccgCGTGGACAGCGTCCGTGATGGCGGACCGCGTCCGTGACGGCgcctcgtcgccacgtgcgaacgggtcgccgcgggtacgcgggaggaaatggaggcgAGTGCTCCCCAcaaatgttataaccagtcatggactgatggcgtcgttcctgagcggtggaagtccagccgcttgataccactcctgaagcctggaaagtcgccacttgacctagcgtcctaccgacccattgcgctgtccagctgtgttgggaaggtcatggaaagaatgattctcacccgcctagaatggtatcttgagcgccacaacgtataccccgatgccatggctggttttagaagaggccgttcctctattgacaacgtcatcgatctagtcacctctgtacaacaagaaaaacaccacaagcgtatactggttgcactattcctcgacgtgaaaagcgcctacgacaatgtaacgcatgaagccatccttgatgccctggaaaataatggaattggtggacgcatgtttcggtggattcggagctatctattcaaaagatccttctttgtgcactgtgcagatggccgaactactgaccattacacttatcgtggcgtccctcagggtggggttcttagccccactttgttcaaccttgcaatccttggccttgccgacgttctaccgcatacagtaaacctctcaatatatgctgacgacgtatgcatatgggcctcggcagttacacgtctccaggtgcgtgcacggctccaaaaagcagtgactctaacatcatcgtacctgcgtgcgcaaggcctaagcatttcgaccgagaagtgcgccttagtcgcctttacccacaagcccatgacctggtaccccatttctattgaccaccaaccaatttcgtacgcaaaaactcaccgattcctaggcgttattatagacagagacctttcatggagcccccacatctcatacttgaagaagaggcttacttctatctcccatatactaaggtttcttgccggtaaaacgtggggcacatccgtggcatctatgcttcaactatacaggacgctcttcctaggatacttgcgatacagcacaccagtgctgtccaatgctaacaaaactagcatccatgtcctacagagcattcaaggccaagcccttcgaacatgtctggggctacctcgaaatgcttcaaccgtggcaacaattgccctcgcgagagacaacctaataaggacctatatagatatcgacacactacgggcgcatgttcgccatatatccagagtccctgaccaccatctcgctcacttgcctgagaaaagacccaaggcagcgttctccagatcgattgcggctaaccggcactctttgtctttgaggcactcacccgcaacaagaacgccatcccctatgtggtgcttgaagaagcctcctgtgtaccttgctgttccaggaatagtgaagaaagctagcctgaccaccgcggctctcaagcagaccacattggaacttctacatttttcatatgctaaccgaattcatgtttacacggatggttccgtgtccgaaaattctacgggcaccgttgttctaccatctcaatcggtcgtcatcaagttcaaaacttctcacgtaacgacatctacaggttctgaactggccgctcttcgcgctgctgtcgaatacattgaaaaagaaccgcccaacaaatgggcaatattttgtgactcgaaagcagccctccagagcttgcgaagcgtacgacgtggtaattatgaacagctggtgtcacaaatcaacgaaacctgccattgcgcatctgaacgaggacatgacatcatatttcagtggctgccgggacactgtggcatcgttggtaatcacctcgccgatgacgctgcccgacgtgcccaggctggctcaccgacagtccttattcctttatccagagtcgacgctgcaagagagcttcgcagtcttgctcgtgcaatcacgttaggttgctggcatacaccacagaactctaagtgtcgtttacacagtctcgacccatcaacaaaacttacattaccagcgaaccttccacgacgtgacgcaacactgctgtgtcggctgtgggtaggagtagctttcaccaactcctacagctaccgcattggaatggcggattcaccaatgtgcgctaagtgcaagtgtgaagagaccatcagtcaccttctgtgccactgttctcgcttcgataatcaacgtgagactctccagtgtgcattaaatagactggatgacaggccattcacggaagcgaaaatcttgggagcctggcctcacagctcattggcccaaaaagcagttagagcgctttttcgctacctgaaggcaacggacttgagtgcccgactatagacaacctacacttaagttctctctcttcctctttcactccccattcccctccccacgcgtagggtagcaaactggactcagtctagttaacctccctgcctttccgtcttcccttctctctctctctctcgcgatagcaaattagtggacagctatacgaagtaaggatagtagttttatcggccatataaacttgtaaacataggcacactaacCAAATTACCAACCGTGCtgtcacacacgcacaagcaaactcactgtcaaaacactggcgtgaggaaATGTGGCAACAGCAGCCAATGAAGTGagattcgtgctgtctatcgcttcaacaaaAAGTAAGCGCCGAGGGCACACGACACACACAAAGCTACGAGCTGCTGCCGCACCTAGACTGTGCCCTCAACGCAGATGGTTTTCAAGATATGGCCAGGCGACCGTGTGCAACCGCCACATgggcagttgcagccggagtagaacgccgcccccctccccccatcggTGCCTCGCACACGACGGGAAATTGCGCGCTTCCTGCCCACTTTTATCTCTTTGGCGTGGGCAAGACTGAGCCACGATTGTCAAcgcccctcacacgctttcactagcACATACAATGTAGGGTGTGCAGCGACGGTGTTATatcccttggactttatacggaaccacATGGCGACAGTGATGCCCAtgccgacggcggaaatgcgcttcGAGGGTtcatataattgccatcgcaacagaaaatatatttttattttatttttggaaaCTAGAAGTAAAATCAAACCAAGTGATTTCAACTTAAAAGCTGTGATGGTAGAGTTCACAAGCAACCAGGCACACCATCCCTGTCACCACTACAGaacttaaagggtccctgaaacagtTTGGACAAATTGTGTAGTcgtgtagggtacagctacagtaaaacattagcACCACAATTTAGATGAAGTGTCTTATATTAAGCAAGCCAACAATTAAAAGTTACCCTCTCatctagccatgctttttctcctcaactcattcgctgagtgatcggggctaagctccgccctCAGTGGCTCTGCGTCATGGTGTGACATCATGTCTATTTCTGGCTGTCTTGGAGCCAGCatgcgaagcctctccaacctctccgccagctgcgTGGCAGATGTTGACCCGTGAGACCTATccaagcagcgtgcattgcgacGTTCCATCGCAGCGGCGAGCGTGTCCAGTGACCGAATATGCACAAACtgcaggcaagctggtcatttcaaCGAATGGGCAGAGGCACAAACTGAAGCCCCTTTATACTACTACTGCTATGATGAAGGGGTTTTAGTGTAAATGTgagtggcctgcatggtgcagccacctggtggcgcagcaCTTAACCAGCCAAACGGAACtactattgctgtaaccaagtgtagAACATTTTAAACATTAAAAAGGATGTGTTCATGATTACGTTCCTGCTGAAAATTTAtgccagcagcaaagtagaatgcaCTTGGTTACTGCTCTATTAGGTCTGTGCGTTTGTCTggctgagctctgtgccaccaggtggctgcaccgtgcagaccactcTGTACCTCCCATTTGTACCTTCGCTCATAGCGGTAAAATGCCCAGTCCACTTGCTTGTGGGTTTACCCGTAGACCAAAcatgctaaagctctctattgtgaTAATAATCCTCCAGCGTGAAGTGACAGCCGCAAATGTGTAGATTGTGGCACCAATCAGATACTGACGGtttgatgcgctgcagccactctgctcgtctgctgccttgcggAGGCACacaatgttgcagcttgacatatcgCTGCTCACTAcctttgcagcccacaacgcaacaaaggtgAACCATGGTGCTCGCCAAAAGAAAGCTCGAGACAAACACTGAACATGCAGCTCACGCCAAGACGAAGCACATTATAATTATAACACAAGCAGACCatacttgctgtgtgccggaagtgcttcaGTGTAGCGATAAATTGTCattgtgtattctttttttttactttatttttatagaaacaaattaactaacattccaactattacgaacacttgttcatcataaagttgaaaaattattgatgatgcGACCTGGGTAGCCAGTGGGATAGCTCGGTCAACTGACATCAGTTGGGTTGGGTGACTAAAGAACACAGGGGTAgcaatgcacatttttaaaaccttacaataaattacacgctttatgcagAGTGCTTAAATGTttcacttaatgatcagaagggcctaccataatgactcagtacgtttgtacaaaataatcgaaattgtttcagggtccctttaactcaGTAGTacgtgttgctgggctagtcagCTCCCACTGAAGAATTCCACACAACAAAATTTATGGCTCCTTAGCACAAAATGGAGGCAGAAAGGAGGAAGGGACAAGAGGGCACAAATTGTTCGGAACTTAACTCCTCTTCTTCTTGTCAACAAAGCATCCTATGATAGCATATTGAGTTCAGATGGTTGTGCTATCTCTAATTGTTAAGTTCAGGCAACTAAGGCCTTGTTCAGTAACATATGATCTTAAAAATATGGAATACATATAGGACTTGACCTAATTAAGATTCTTTTACTGGAATGAGGCTCTGAACTTACAGGTTTGACCTACACTCAGTTGACTTATAGACAAATAAATACAGTAGCTTTACCTGTTATTCTTCCCTACTCAAATGGATGTCTAATGCGGGAACACTCTTGTTAGGCAACTGCAGATCCAAttcgaatgaaatttgttgcatgtaACAGAGGAGTTCAGGATAGTAACTGTTGTAAGCACAATATTGATCTGGCCCAGAAGGCCTGGAGCAAACTGAAACACAAAAAATGTTGCAGAACATACCTTCCTCTCGCTCAGTGAAGCCAAGGCTGTCCAAGAACTGCCTGGAGCCATTGCCATCCCAAATATGCACGCCATTCTTTGAGAGCTCGTTGGCATCAGTAGACCCCCTTAGAAACCAAAGCAACTCCTCAACCACCCCACGCCAGAATACCCGTTTGGTGGTGAGAAGTGGCATCGTGCCTTGGGAAAAGGATAGAGAGTTTAGATGCTTAGAACACAGTGGAAAGAAAACTATGCAGCCTCCAATGATTCCATGAACTGTGTCCAGTAATGCTCTAAGCGCTCTGCTGTATGCCTCATTTCACTGATGCAGAATCTACATAAAGCATGTTTCACACGAAAGTATCTTCTGCTGTGCCTTTTTGGAGCTATGATCAGTCTCTCCATCCCCTGTTCACACATGAAGATCGCAGCTGCTATGACTTTTGTACTTGTGAGATATCAAGTAGAACATAAATTCTTGTTGGTGAAGGCCTATTCGGTTTGCTTGaacgaaaacaaaataaaagaagtttAAAACTGTTTTCATTATGTAAGCTTTTGAATATTTCAAAATGTCACACAATCAGAACAAGAAAATCAACAACCAGGTGGTTGTGACGTGCTTGACCCACCAATATGTTATCGTTTCGCAGCTTACACTGTACAAACTGTCTTGCAGGAAAGATCAGCACTTCTAAACATTCAAAactcacacacactcacaaacTCACAAACTCACACACAGCAAATAGGCTGACAGCCTATTTGCTGCACCTGTAATGTTTGACTTGCAAGATCACAAGCAATATTACACCACATAAAATGGAGTTAATACTGCTTGCCTGCAATGAAAGCAGCAATTCCCTGTACCCATAATTGAACAAAAGAAGCCCTCATGAAGGCACAAGGCTTAAAGCATGCACAAGTCTAACTTTCCCACAGTGTCTCTTCAGTGGCTTTGTAGACAAGAACCTGCCACAACTCTGGGGATTCTTCAACTGTAGATTACAGTCAGGCTTCAGTACTGATGGCAGTAGCTCCTTTGTTCTTTCCACTGCACTACATGCCATTCTTACTGCCAGTCATGGCAAATTGTGTGCCACTCACCTTTTGTCTTGATTGCTGACATGTTTTCCTCTAAGGAGCATTAAACATTGCTCAAGCAATGGTGCAAGTTTCTGCAAGTTGCTTTAATGTGTCACCTGAGCACCGGCAAGGCCCTAAGGGACTTGGAAAAAGCTAAGAACACTCTAAGCACCAGGAAGATATTACAAGATGCTACAAAACTGTCTGAAATATGGTTAACACCGTAAGGGACCTTAACGACCCCAGCTCGTCATGAGCGGTCATCACTTTTCGGCATGGGCCGAAAAGTGATGACCGCCACTTTCCAAATGACTTTTGACTAAACGACTTCGTCAAAATGTATTTTGCCATTTACAACATAAATGGAAGTAGCCGTTTTGAATTCCGTGCCATTACTGAATACAATTTTTTCACACAAGATCACAGCTGGTGTTCCTTGAGCGCTGAAGTCACTCTGCATGAGATTTTACCATGCTTTCAAACGAACTTGACATCATCTGTCCAGCGCACTACTGCAGTAAATCGCCACCTGCCAGATGATGATAGTGGGAATAATGAGGATGTCGACTTAAATTCTTCAAGCGAAGTCAGTGACAACACTCTAGGCAACACTAACTCCAAATACAATGAAAGTACGGATGAGACGGTCACCAAGCCCTGTGCCGAGGTCTGTGTTTTGAGTACCACCACAACACTGGTAGCCTCCAGTACAGATGGCATCAGTTGTGTAACAGTGGATTATATACACTGTTCAGTGCTGTTCAAACCAATCTTTTCTCTTTCATGTAGTTCCCGGAGTTAAGTGGGCCATACATAATAGCAAATAAATGATTCTTCTTTGCCATACAATGTTTCCAGAATTAATCTTGTATTTTAAACATACTGTAAGCACTACAAAAAGCTGTATTTACTGCAAAATGTGCATGTGAAAATGAATGTAACtaaaatgtgaaagaaaaaagaaaggcctcCTCTAGAGCATGTCACTTGCACAATGACACAATAATATGCAGAGCAATGAAACCAGCATTTTTTCTGAATGTGCACCAGAAGCTTCTATTCTGAAGGACATACCATTTGCGAGGGAATACCTGCACTGTCGGCCAAACACCGACAGTGTCCCCGTTCCGGTCCTGTCGCTTTTGCGCTTTCCATTTTGCAAGATATCCCTCAAGAGGTTGAGATACTGGTATTCACCATGGCTGTAAAATGGACAAATTCGATTAACACAACGATGtcatttataataataataataataatagtttgtGTACCATAAGCGCcgagaaaacgttcaatttcacCACAGCCTGCGCGTTACATGCAAAAAATCTACAGATGCGCTTCAGTAGATCCAGGAAATCCTGGGAATTATTGCTTATAAAAATTTCAGCGATTACTCGTTCAGTTCGCTTTAGAATGGCGCGGATGCGAGATCTTGATATAGAGTGTCGATTTTGCTCACATGGAGCTTCCTACAAAAATAACTTTAGTCGGAAACTACGTTTGCATAGTCCGTCGGACCCGCAGCTCAGATGATGCATGCAGTATTATCCATCAGCACGACCAAAAACAGCAAGACACGTCGTCGCACGCTTTCATTTTTCTTGCGCTCCGTTTTTGCTTTCATCATCCCTACCGAATATCGTGCAAGCACGAACAATGTTTTTGGCGCAGCGCAAGCGCGCTGAAAAcaatgcagagaaaaaaaaaaagaaaacgctccgACGACAAGTTACGACGAAAGTACAGTGCACTTACGCCTGCGCCTTGACTTCGACATCATTCGTTTCTGCGGCAATCTTGTCACCGCTCATGTTACCGGTGGTAGTTATAGCTGCGCCTGGAGGTGTTGCACCTTTCCCGCGCTTTTTGAGAAGGCAGCTGCTCACGCATACGGCTTCGGCTTGATCGTGATCGGCTGTTGCGCGTGCTCTTTTTGTGATCTTGGAGGGAAGTTATCCTCCGTGTCAATATTGGCCGAAATATTGAAGTGCAAGACTGGCGCGACTGAACAGAGGCAATGAGGAAGGCCAAGTGACAGTCCGGTGCACTCGTTAGAATCAACCAAACGGGAGAAAGCGTAGTCAAATGAAAGCAGCGCATCTTGAAACGTAAAAGTAATACCATCTTTGgctatttaatttttttctaccTATGAATGCCTAGAATCCTACCAATGTGACATTTCTGTCAACGTTTTGTGGATCTCAagatgtgcgtgtgtgtgtgtgtgtgtgtgtgtgtgtgtgtgtgtgcgcgcgcgcgcgcgttctttttttaaatatgtggTTTCTTTTATAGTCTCCTACATAACTTCTGTGCCTGCCGGATGACCTAAACGACGTTTGAACTACAACCACTATAGCGGTGGCGCCACTTACGTAGGGTGATTTCGAACACAATCTTACGTTTTTGTGCTCgctgctgacaaaaaaaaaaaagcatgtgcaTCAATAAAATGCAGTAGCATACTTCTGCTTTCCTAATTATTAGCgaagttataaaaaaaaacaataaaaagcaGCTGCGGTTGGGGCTTCTGCTTGGAAGCACCACTTACCTGGGGTCTCCCAAGGAGGTTAAAATACTCTGAATTTCCCGAAGGTGAAGCCGCACGGGAAGGGCACAATAAAACCATAAATGAACAATAAAAAATGACGAAGAAACTCTTCTCGCATACTTCCCACGAGTTAACCAGCCTTCTTGGTTAATCATGTCTTATTTTACGGACAAATACTTATATACGTGTATCTCTGTGTTACTGGTTGTAGAGCGAAATCTGAATATCCTGGCATAATGTGTTGGAAGAACGTCATCAATATTCAGAAGAAGTTATTGTTTCTGTTGGCAGCaactagcttttattttttttaattagcctaGCATTACAATAACACACTCAAATCACCTACACTGTAAGCGGAGGTCACCCGACAAGGCTCTATTTCAAGTAAAGGAGGGACAAGCATTCGCTTAACCTTTTCTTGTAAGAAGCTACGGGAGCTACGGCCACTCAAAACCATTATTATGTGAAGAGCGCAAACAACCTTGGTCGTCTGCTGCCACTAGTATGCATATAGAAAATATGCCACTATGCGTGAACGATCGCCCAGCGCTTGGTAAGAGTTGTCGCTTCCCTATGCATGGTGATTTTAACCCTACGTAAGTGGCGCCGCCATAGACGACGGCCGTTTTGCGGTTATCCGGCAGGCACTGAAGTTATCGAGGTTCAGCGTTATGGACCAATCGGATCCAAGAAATTGCACCAATCACGTGCCGTCCTGACCATTCCCGTCATCCTCCAGACGCACGCGGGTTCGTGAATGTCGTTGGAGCCGATCGGCAGCTCTCATGCCTTTTAGTTTTCGAAGTAGCGGTGGTTAGTACTCCGCGGGAGCACAGGTAAGTGCCGAGAAGCATGCGCCTGCCTTTCTTGTAGTGTCATCGTCGAAGCACGCTAAAGAAAAGCAGCACTTTCGCTTTGGGACTTGTGTCGAATTCACTTATTCCGCTGCTTGCCACAATTCGTCCATCTCGCGTGTGGCGTGACTTTGGCGCGCAGAACACCCTTCATAAACACCACGTTTTCTTTGTCACCCGTTGCACCTGGTAAGTGTATCGTACTGCGGCGTTGTTTTCAAAGCACTGAGTAGCTTTGTGGATACACGTTCCAAAATTGTCACATGGGGCCGTGCTAGGTTGGGTAGAACAATGCGGTTGTGGGAGCGGCGGCTGGTAGTGGCGCTTCGGCCGGACGTCTTGACGTAACGCGGCGCGCCTCATGGCGCGAACGCAGTGGAGACAATGGTTCAGGAACCGGTGTGTCCAAACGAACGGTGAGCGACGCGATTCGACATCGTGACACGCTACCCTTTGCGTCCTCTTGTT
This window contains:
- the Ts gene encoding thymidylate synthase isoform X1 → MSGDKIAAETNDVEVKAQAHGEYQYLNLLRDILQNGKRKSDRTGTGTLSVFGRQCRYSLANGTMPLLTTKRVFWRGVVEELLWFLRGSTDANELSKNGVHIWDGNGSRQFLDSLGFTEREEGDLGPVYGFQWRHFGALYRDMRTDYGREGVDQITNLISTIKNNPDDRRMILCSWNPADLSKMALPPCHCLAQFYVSEDELSCQLYQRSADVGLGVPFNIASYALLTHMMAKVTGKRASEFVHTLGDAHIYLNHVDALKKQLEREPRPFPKLLIKRDVTDIFDFKSSDFELCDYNPHPAIKMEMSV